A window from Ignavibacteriota bacterium encodes these proteins:
- the aroF gene encoding 3-deoxy-7-phosphoheptulonate synthase has product MVVILENNATEEQIKNIKKHLEDFGFQIHESAGVQRTILGAIGVKPGFDTRIIRILEGVADVYRITSPFKLASRSFKEEKTVLKIKDVEIGGNKIAVMAGPCSVESEEQIFKLAEVVARSGSKILRGGAFKPRSSPYSFQGMGEEGLKLMRQAADHFGLLVITEVMQIDQIDLIAKYTDIFQLGARNMQNFSLLKELSQSTVPVMVKRGLAATIEEWLMSAEYILAGGNKNVILCERGIRTFETYTRNTFDLSAIPIVHKKSHLPVVADPSHATGLRDQVPPMARAAVAAGADALMIEIHHDPENALSDGPQALLPDTFIGLMEELRAIANAIGKTI; this is encoded by the coding sequence ATGGTAGTAATTTTAGAAAATAATGCAACTGAAGAACAAATAAAAAATATAAAAAAACATCTTGAAGATTTTGGGTTTCAAATACATGAATCTGCGGGAGTTCAAAGAACAATTCTTGGAGCAATTGGAGTAAAACCCGGATTTGATACAAGGATAATTAGAATTCTTGAAGGTGTTGCGGATGTTTACAGAATAACATCTCCATTTAAATTGGCAAGTAGAAGTTTTAAGGAAGAAAAAACTGTCCTTAAAATTAAAGATGTGGAAATCGGCGGAAACAAAATAGCAGTAATGGCTGGACCTTGCTCAGTTGAAAGTGAAGAACAAATATTTAAACTGGCTGAAGTTGTTGCAAGATCAGGTTCAAAAATATTAAGAGGCGGAGCATTTAAACCTCGTTCATCACCGTATTCATTTCAAGGAATGGGCGAAGAAGGTTTAAAACTTATGCGACAAGCCGCAGATCATTTTGGACTTTTGGTAATTACAGAAGTTATGCAAATTGATCAAATTGATTTAATTGCCAAATACACAGATATTTTTCAACTCGGTGCAAGAAATATGCAAAACTTTTCATTGCTTAAAGAATTATCTCAAAGTACAGTTCCGGTAATGGTTAAACGCGGATTGGCTGCAACAATTGAAGAATGGTTAATGTCAGCAGAATATATTTTAGCTGGCGGAAATAAAAATGTAATTCTCTGCGAAAGAGGAATTAGAACTTTTGAAACTTATACAAGAAACACATTTGATTTATCGGCAATTCCAATTGTTCATAAGAAAAGTCATTTACCGGTTGTGGCGGATCCATCGCACGCTACTGGATTAAGAGATCAAGTTCCTCCGATGGCAAGAGCAGCAGTTGCTGCCGGAGCGGATGCATTAATGATTGAAATACATCATGATCCGGAAAATGCTTTGTCCGATGGACCACAAGCTTTATTGCCGGATACTTTTATTGGACTAATGGAAGAGCTTCGTGCAATTGCAAATGCTATTGGAAAAACTATTTAA
- a CDS encoding DUF1684 domain-containing protein — MKKLILFLASIFILLTFFACNNYTPEQKEYIKTIEDKRELTDEWMENDPNSPFNYKAKIPFNGLNYFDVDPSFVFKSKITEYDEKVDIPIFGTKGEERAALRFGYLSFNKDGKEFKLNLYANMGQDSSIYYSIWFTDKTTAKESYGVGRYLSFELDPNKDHIYTIDFNLAFNPYCAYSSDYSCAIPTRDDYLDLAITAGEKKYHD; from the coding sequence ATGAAAAAACTAATATTATTTCTTGCATCTATTTTTATTTTGTTAACTTTTTTTGCTTGCAATAATTACACCCCCGAGCAAAAAGAATATATCAAAACAATTGAAGATAAAAGAGAATTAACTGATGAGTGGATGGAAAACGATCCCAATTCCCCTTTTAATTATAAAGCAAAAATTCCGTTTAATGGTTTAAATTATTTTGATGTTGATCCATCATTCGTCTTTAAAAGTAAGATAACAGAATATGATGAAAAAGTTGACATACCAATTTTTGGCACAAAGGGTGAAGAAAGAGCCGCACTAAGATTTGGATATCTTTCTTTTAATAAAGATGGTAAAGAATTTAAATTGAATTTGTATGCAAATATGGGACAAGATAGTTCAATATATTACAGCATTTGGTTTACCGATAAAACAACTGCAAAAGAATCATACGGAGTGGGAAGATATTTATCATTTGAACTTGATCCAAACAAAGATCATATTTACACTATTGATTTTAACTTGGCGTTCAATCCATACTGTGCATATAGTTCAGATTATTCTTGTGCAATTCCAACAAGGGATGATTATTTGGATTTAGCAATTACAGCCGGTGAAAAAAAATATCACGATTAA
- a CDS encoding alpha-amylase, giving the protein MKNSSCFNLVTFEFHVAKHLREKYELDDLFFSITGNVVFANFNQVRVFTQKINSKRNIYDHLSPGEVNAAGLIDEIFHFAIRKYFKENYPNAFPNAVKNINENLGEKSFENLLLNFIDVFPPQKVYKKELTPKEYLNQYSGNIHNKEILIKELILLHISNLNPAFNKIKELFSEEYITEKVNYKSAILRLENFFKKDEFKIGKKNIDLFSFLKMPFQKHSGSIWDQLEFIKSEWGISIDVELMRKIESGKDLFIESLKFEQQFGDFVGGGVGGAPTIVPQYKGKSISAESFVLGKSKFKFAEESTKDYEEFEQFTPDTNWMPKLVLIAKNIYVWLDQLSKKYQREIKTLDKIPIEELALLKKWNINSLWLIGVWERSLASKKIKHMMGNIDAVASAYSLYDYVIAHDIGGEEAYKVFNQNAKSVGIRLASDMVPNHTGIYSRWVLEHPEYFIQLDYPPFPNYSFTGTDLSENPEIEIRIEDQYWQMKDAAVVFERKNLKTGDVKYIYHGNDGTNMPWNDTAQLNMLKAEVREAVIQKIFDVARKFSVIRFDAAMTLAKKHFSRLWYPEPGKGGDIPSRADFALTREEFDELFPKEFWREVVDRINDEMPETLLLAEAFWLMEGYFVRTLGMHRVYNSAFMHMMMKEENAKYRELITNTLEFEPEILKRYVNFMSNPDEETAINQFGTDNKYFGVLLLMCTLPGLPMLAHGQIEGYTEKYGMEYQRAYYNENPKDWLVERHAKEIFPVLGKRYLFAEIDNFWFYDFLDQKKVNENVFAFSNSHKNEKALVIYNNKFELTSGYINFSRQKLKTSNSHKYLTNINFAENFNIKNSDFHFYIFKDFTHQNEYLFCGKDIHQNGMFLLLNGFEYRIFLSFEELYDQSGTVYKFYKENFGKPILGVKENLEDKKLIPIQNAFQNILSNNEFRKLLKSTSETTNINSNNEETIKILNQKFSHFIYQLRNYFNVDINFDLLEFSFSQKLKSIFELIEIGQFKKIKSSKNDVKVNELFSEKYKNNFVLLVISEIIECTKSIILNNEISKSFPENLKLTKTIQNILKEYFDNEFESTRYSILLNFLILKNNFQKTNFDFDEFMKIRSGKKLLNYLINFDEKLLNEFFKNEFFQTFIDVNEYENVKYFSKERLESFVKVIQLISTIMFYESKTKDRITKTQIRNQIFRFTKKTILLENFINQSALKSKFIFSLFIENINTQQKIN; this is encoded by the coding sequence ATGAAAAACTCTTCTTGTTTTAACCTTGTTACTTTCGAATTTCACGTTGCTAAACACTTGCGAGAAAAGTATGAATTAGATGATTTATTTTTTTCTATTACCGGGAATGTTGTTTTTGCAAATTTTAATCAAGTTAGAGTTTTTACTCAAAAGATAAATTCAAAAAGAAATATTTATGATCACCTCTCTCCCGGAGAAGTTAATGCAGCCGGATTGATTGACGAAATATTTCATTTTGCAATAAGAAAATATTTTAAGGAAAATTATCCAAATGCTTTTCCCAATGCAGTTAAAAATATAAATGAAAATTTAGGAGAAAAATCTTTTGAAAATTTACTTCTAAATTTTATAGATGTATTTCCACCTCAAAAAGTGTATAAAAAAGAATTAACACCAAAGGAATATTTAAATCAGTATTCCGGAAACATTCATAACAAAGAAATATTAATTAAAGAATTGATTTTATTACACATTTCAAACTTAAATCCAGCATTCAATAAAATAAAGGAATTGTTTAGTGAAGAATATATTACTGAAAAAGTAAATTACAAATCAGCAATTTTAAGATTGGAAAATTTTTTCAAGAAAGATGAATTCAAAATCGGTAAAAAAAATATTGATTTGTTTTCGTTTTTAAAAATGCCATTTCAAAAACATTCCGGTAGTATTTGGGATCAATTGGAATTTATTAAAAGTGAATGGGGAATTTCTATTGATGTTGAACTGATGAGAAAAATTGAAAGCGGTAAAGATCTCTTTATTGAAAGTTTAAAATTTGAGCAGCAGTTTGGTGACTTTGTTGGTGGCGGTGTTGGTGGAGCTCCTACAATTGTTCCGCAGTACAAAGGAAAATCTATAAGTGCCGAAAGTTTTGTTTTAGGAAAATCAAAATTTAAATTTGCCGAAGAATCAACAAAAGATTATGAGGAATTTGAACAGTTTACTCCAGATACAAACTGGATGCCCAAATTAGTTTTGATTGCTAAAAATATTTACGTTTGGCTTGATCAGCTTTCGAAAAAATACCAAAGAGAAATTAAAACTTTAGATAAAATTCCTATTGAAGAATTAGCACTTTTAAAAAAATGGAATATTAATTCGCTTTGGTTAATTGGAGTTTGGGAAAGAAGTCTTGCTTCTAAAAAAATAAAACATATGATGGGAAATATTGATGCAGTTGCTTCAGCTTATTCACTTTATGATTATGTAATTGCTCATGACATTGGCGGTGAAGAAGCATATAAAGTATTTAATCAAAATGCAAAATCTGTTGGAATAAGATTAGCAAGTGATATGGTTCCAAATCATACCGGTATTTATTCCCGTTGGGTTTTAGAACATCCGGAATATTTTATTCAATTAGATTATCCGCCGTTTCCGAATTATAGTTTTACCGGAACAGATTTATCTGAAAATCCGGAAATAGAAATCAGAATTGAAGATCAATATTGGCAAATGAAAGATGCTGCAGTTGTATTTGAAAGAAAAAATTTGAAAACCGGAGATGTAAAATATATCTACCATGGAAATGATGGAACAAATATGCCGTGGAATGATACTGCTCAATTAAATATGCTTAAAGCAGAAGTAAGGGAAGCGGTTATTCAAAAAATATTTGATGTTGCAAGAAAATTTTCTGTTATACGATTTGATGCAGCAATGACTTTGGCAAAAAAACACTTTTCACGCTTGTGGTATCCGGAACCCGGAAAAGGAGGAGATATTCCATCTCGCGCAGATTTTGCTTTAACTCGAGAAGAATTTGATGAACTTTTTCCCAAAGAATTTTGGAGAGAAGTTGTTGATAGAATAAATGATGAAATGCCTGAAACACTTTTGTTAGCAGAAGCTTTTTGGCTTATGGAAGGTTATTTTGTTAGAACTTTAGGTATGCACAGAGTATACAACAGCGCTTTTATGCATATGATGATGAAAGAAGAAAATGCAAAATATCGTGAATTAATAACAAACACTTTGGAGTTTGAACCGGAAATATTAAAAAGATATGTAAATTTTATGAGTAATCCGGATGAAGAAACCGCAATAAATCAATTTGGAACAGATAATAAATATTTCGGCGTTTTATTATTGATGTGTACTTTACCGGGCTTGCCAATGCTTGCTCATGGACAAATTGAAGGATATACCGAAAAATACGGCATGGAATATCAACGGGCATATTATAATGAAAATCCAAAAGACTGGCTTGTTGAAAGACATGCCAAAGAAATTTTTCCCGTTTTAGGTAAAAGATATTTATTTGCAGAAATTGACAATTTTTGGTTCTATGATTTTTTGGATCAGAAAAAAGTAAACGAAAATGTTTTTGCGTTTAGTAATTCACACAAAAATGAAAAAGCATTAGTGATCTATAATAATAAATTTGAATTGACTTCCGGGTATATAAATTTTTCTCGGCAAAAACTCAAAACTTCAAACTCACATAAATATTTAACAAATATTAATTTTGCAGAAAATTTTAATATTAAAAACAGCGATTTTCATTTCTATATTTTTAAAGATTTTACACATCAAAATGAATATTTATTTTGTGGAAAAGATATTCATCAAAATGGAATGTTTCTTTTATTAAATGGATTTGAATACAGAATATTTTTAAGTTTTGAAGAATTGTATGATCAATCGGGAACTGTTTATAAATTCTATAAAGAAAATTTTGGTAAACCAATTTTAGGAGTTAAAGAAAATCTCGAAGACAAAAAGCTTATTCCAATTCAAAATGCTTTTCAAAATATTTTATCAAATAATGAATTTAGAAAATTATTAAAATCAACTTCTGAAACAACAAATATTAACTCAAATAATGAAGAAACTATAAAAATATTAAATCAGAAATTTTCGCATTTCATCTATCAGTTAAGAAATTATTTTAATGTTGATATAAATTTTGATTTGCTTGAATTCAGTTTTTCACAAAAGCTCAAATCAATATTTGAATTGATTGAAATCGGTCAATTTAAGAAAATAAAATCAAGCAAAAATGACGTTAAAGTAAATGAATTATTCTCTGAAAAATATAAAAATAATTTTGTTTTATTGGTGATTTCAGAAATTATTGAATGTACAAAAAGTATAATTCTAAATAATGAAATCTCTAAATCATTTCCAGAAAATTTAAAACTTACTAAAACAATTCAGAATATTTTAAAAGAATATTTTGATAATGAATTTGAATCAACAAGATATTCAATACTTCTTAACTTTTTAATTTTGAAAAATAATTTTCAAAAAACAAATTTTGATTTTGATGAATTTATGAAAATTAGAAGTGGGAAAAAACTGCTGAATTATTTAATAAATTTTGATGAAAAATTATTGAATGAATTTTTTAAAAATGAATTTTTCCAGACATTTATTGATGTTAATGAATATGAAAATGTTAAATATTTCAGTAAAGAAAGATTGGAAAGTTTTGTTAAGGTTATTCAACTTATTTCAACTATTATGTTTTATGAATCCAAAACAAAAGATCGTATAACTAAAACGCAAATAAGAAATCAAATTTTTAGATTTACTAAAAAAACTATTTTGTTAGAAAATTTTATAAATCAATCAGCATTGAAATCAAAATTTATTTTTTCGCTTTTTATTGAAAATATTAATACACAGCAAAAAATAAATTAG
- the gltA gene encoding NADPH-dependent glutamate synthase: MSYNSPDILSANAKKILNDYIHNIDHLKAKDRLKIPQQEMPAQDPIIRGKNLEEVAIGYTMEEARVEALRCLECVKQTCIDGCPVKIDIPRFIKHIAFGEFQQSIDVIKEASLLPAICGRVCPQESQCQENCKVGIAMKDVDKSVAIGRLERFVADWEREQGNVKIPYVKPETGKKVAIVGSGPAGLVVAADVRREGHNVTIFEAFHKLGGVMRYGIPEFRLPNSIVDEEIETLLKMGVKIQKNYVVGRTRKLTDLIDKDGFDAVFVGTGAGLPLFMGIEGENLVGVFSANEYLTRANLMRAFDKKEADTPIYPSKVVAVLGGGNVAMDAARMVLRLGAEKVYVIYRRTEVEMPARKEEVLHAKEEGIEFHFLQNAKKILGDEKGKVKGMECLRYELGEPDSSGRRKPIVINGSEFIIDVDTVIVAIGNGSNPLIHQTTPELQTNKWGNIIVDENQKSSMDKVFAGGDIVLGAATVILAMGEGRKAAAAINEMLAKELQN, from the coding sequence ATGAGTTACAATTCACCTGATATCTTAAGTGCAAATGCAAAAAAAATTCTTAACGATTATATTCATAATATAGATCATCTAAAAGCAAAAGATAGATTAAAAATACCACAGCAAGAAATGCCGGCTCAAGATCCAATTATAAGAGGGAAAAATTTAGAAGAAGTTGCTATCGGCTATACGATGGAAGAAGCACGAGTGGAAGCATTAAGATGTCTCGAATGCGTTAAGCAAACTTGCATTGATGGATGCCCGGTGAAAATTGATATTCCAAGATTTATAAAACACATTGCATTCGGAGAATTTCAGCAATCTATTGATGTAATTAAAGAAGCAAGTTTACTTCCGGCAATTTGTGGAAGAGTTTGTCCACAAGAATCTCAATGCCAAGAAAATTGTAAGGTTGGAATTGCAATGAAAGATGTTGATAAATCAGTTGCAATTGGAAGATTAGAAAGATTTGTTGCCGATTGGGAAAGAGAACAAGGAAATGTCAAAATTCCTTACGTAAAACCAGAAACTGGAAAAAAAGTTGCTATAGTTGGCAGCGGTCCAGCTGGGCTTGTTGTTGCCGCGGATGTTAGAAGAGAAGGTCACAATGTAACAATATTTGAAGCTTTCCATAAATTAGGTGGAGTTATGCGTTATGGAATTCCGGAATTTCGTTTACCAAATAGCATTGTTGATGAAGAAATTGAAACTCTATTAAAAATGGGAGTGAAAATTCAAAAAAACTATGTTGTTGGAAGAACAAGAAAATTGACTGATCTAATTGATAAAGATGGGTTTGATGCAGTATTTGTAGGCACCGGAGCCGGATTACCTTTATTTATGGGAATTGAAGGTGAAAATTTAGTGGGAGTTTTTTCTGCTAATGAATATTTAACAAGAGCAAATTTAATGCGTGCATTTGATAAAAAAGAAGCTGATACTCCAATTTATCCTTCAAAAGTTGTTGCTGTTCTTGGTGGTGGTAATGTTGCAATGGATGCAGCAAGAATGGTTTTAAGATTAGGAGCTGAAAAAGTATATGTGATTTACAGAAGAACTGAAGTTGAAATGCCAGCAAGAAAAGAAGAAGTTTTGCATGCTAAAGAAGAAGGAATTGAATTTCACTTTTTACAAAATGCAAAGAAAATTTTAGGTGATGAAAAAGGTAAAGTTAAAGGAATGGAATGTCTGCGTTATGAATTAGGCGAACCGGATAGTTCAGGCAGAAGAAAACCGATTGTAATTAATGGAAGTGAATTTATTATTGATGTTGATACAGTAATAGTGGCAATAGGAAATGGAAGTAATCCGTTAATTCATCAAACAACTCCAGAATTGCAAACAAATAAATGGGGAAATATTATTGTTGATGAAAATCAAAAATCTTCTATGGATAAAGTATTTGCAGGCGGCGATATTGTTTTAGGAGCAGCAACAGTTATTCTCGCAATGGGTGAAGGCAGAAAAGCAGCTGCCGCAATTAATGAAATGCTTGCTAAAGAATTACAAAACTAA
- the mutS gene encoding DNA mismatch repair protein MutS, giving the protein MAQYHKIKNQYPDTVLLFRVGDFFETFEDDAKTASKVLGITLTKRANGKAGEVPLAGFPHHAIDSYLPKLVKAGFRVAVCEQTENPKFAKGIVKREVVEVVTPGVVFSDKLLEHKKNNYLASIFLSDNYAGISFCDISTGEFFTFETQILKVGEQIETIQPSEIIVAKKQFAEVNEIINQAKYNCKVTRIDDWVFTSDYSNDLLKEQFKTQTLKGFGIENLTSGIISAGSILYYLKDTQKSNLGHLTKISLYNSSEFMYLDLSTKRNLEILYTMQDGQREGSLISVLDKTKTAMGARLLKKWINAPLRNKEQIDKRLECVEDFHKNKSLRKNLQNEFREIGDLERLISKVCTNRANPRELVFLKNSIKKIPILKQLLDQSNSEIIGIINSKLFDLNEVFEKVELAIVDDPPISITDGGIIRNGFNEELDELRDLSLNAKSWIANLQKTERERSNISSLKVSYNKVFGYYIEISNANKNKVPDNYIRKQTLVNGERFITPELKEYEDKILNAEENIGNLEYQLFNEVRLAVANEAEKIQKNAQLIGMLDCYLSFAECADEYNYVKPEISNEEEILITNGRHPVVERILPAGEKFTPNDYNLNNSETQIIILTGPNMAGKSVYLRQIGLIVLLAQIGSFVPAEKAKIGIVDRIYTRVGASDNISAGESTFLVEMQEAANILNNATNKSLILLDEIGRGTSTFDGLSIAWAITEFLHENPNVNAKTLFATHYHELNEMAEIFPRIKNFKVEVREYDDKVIFLHKVSSGGADHSYGIQVAQMAGLPDFVTKRAKQILINLEDKELTPYEVKKQKIQKFKQNEFQINLFEMKDDDLRNEIAEISVDDMTPLEALNRLNELKKKVNKDTK; this is encoded by the coding sequence ATGGCTCAATATCATAAAATTAAAAATCAATACCCGGATACTGTTTTGCTTTTTAGGGTTGGTGATTTTTTTGAAACTTTTGAAGATGATGCAAAAACAGCTTCAAAAGTTTTAGGTATTACATTAACAAAAAGAGCTAATGGCAAAGCCGGTGAGGTACCTTTAGCGGGATTTCCTCATCATGCAATTGATTCCTATCTTCCCAAATTAGTTAAAGCCGGATTTAGAGTTGCTGTATGCGAACAGACTGAAAATCCAAAATTTGCAAAAGGAATTGTTAAACGTGAAGTTGTTGAAGTTGTAACTCCCGGCGTTGTTTTTTCTGATAAACTTTTAGAACATAAAAAAAATAATTATTTAGCTTCAATTTTTCTTTCTGATAATTATGCTGGAATTTCTTTTTGCGATATTTCCACCGGAGAATTTTTCACTTTTGAAACTCAAATATTAAAAGTCGGTGAACAAATTGAAACAATCCAGCCTTCTGAAATTATTGTAGCTAAAAAGCAATTTGCAGAAGTAAATGAAATTATTAATCAAGCAAAATATAATTGTAAAGTTACGCGAATTGACGATTGGGTTTTTACTTCGGATTATTCAAATGATTTGCTGAAAGAACAATTTAAAACTCAAACTCTAAAAGGTTTTGGAATTGAAAATCTAACTTCTGGAATTATTTCCGCCGGATCAATTCTATATTATCTCAAGGATACTCAAAAATCAAATCTCGGTCATCTAACAAAAATTTCTTTATACAATTCTTCAGAATTTATGTATTTGGATTTATCGACAAAAAGAAATTTGGAAATTCTTTACACAATGCAGGATGGACAAAGAGAAGGTTCGCTAATTTCTGTGCTTGATAAAACCAAAACTGCAATGGGCGCAAGACTTTTAAAGAAGTGGATAAACGCACCTCTGAGAAATAAAGAACAAATTGATAAACGTTTGGAATGCGTTGAGGATTTTCATAAAAATAAAAGTTTAAGAAAAAATCTTCAAAATGAATTTAGAGAAATTGGCGATCTTGAAAGATTAATTTCCAAAGTATGTACAAATCGAGCAAATCCTCGTGAATTAGTTTTTCTAAAAAATTCCATAAAAAAAATTCCTATTCTAAAACAATTACTTGATCAATCAAATTCTGAAATTATTGGGATAATTAATTCCAAACTTTTTGATTTAAATGAAGTTTTTGAAAAAGTTGAATTGGCAATTGTTGACGATCCGCCTATTTCAATTACGGATGGAGGAATTATTCGTAATGGATTTAATGAAGAATTAGACGAACTTCGTGATCTTTCATTAAATGCGAAAAGCTGGATTGCAAATCTTCAAAAAACTGAACGAGAAAGAAGTAATATTTCTTCGTTAAAAGTTAGTTACAATAAAGTTTTTGGATATTACATTGAAATAAGTAATGCAAATAAAAATAAAGTTCCGGATAATTATATACGCAAACAAACTTTAGTAAACGGAGAAAGATTTATTACTCCGGAATTAAAAGAATATGAAGATAAAATTTTAAATGCTGAAGAAAATATCGGCAATTTGGAATATCAACTTTTTAATGAAGTTAGATTAGCAGTTGCAAACGAAGCGGAGAAAATTCAGAAAAATGCTCAGTTAATTGGAATGCTTGATTGCTATTTATCCTTTGCAGAATGTGCCGATGAATACAATTATGTTAAACCGGAAATTTCAAACGAAGAAGAGATTTTAATTACAAACGGAAGACATCCGGTTGTTGAAAGAATTTTACCAGCCGGAGAAAAATTTACACCGAATGATTATAATCTAAATAATTCCGAAACTCAAATTATAATTTTAACCGGTCCAAATATGGCGGGAAAATCTGTATATCTTCGTCAAATTGGATTAATAGTTTTGCTTGCACAAATTGGTTCTTTTGTTCCGGCAGAAAAAGCAAAAATTGGAATTGTAGATAGAATTTATACGCGCGTTGGTGCAAGCGATAATATTTCCGCAGGAGAAAGTACATTCCTTGTTGAAATGCAGGAAGCCGCAAATATTTTAAACAATGCAACAAATAAAAGTTTAATTTTGCTTGATGAAATTGGTCGAGGAACAAGTACTTTTGACGGACTATCAATTGCTTGGGCAATTACGGAATTTCTTCATGAAAATCCAAACGTGAATGCAAAAACATTATTTGCTACTCATTATCATGAATTGAACGAAATGGCAGAAATTTTTCCTAGAATAAAAAATTTCAAAGTTGAAGTTAGAGAATATGACGACAAAGTAATTTTTCTCCACAAAGTTTCATCCGGCGGAGCTGATCACAGTTATGGAATTCAAGTAGCACAAATGGCGGGATTGCCGGATTTTGTTACTAAACGCGCGAAGCAAATTTTAATAAATTTGGAAGATAAAGAATTAACTCCTTACGAAGTCAAAAAACAAAAAATTCAGAAGTTCAAACAGAATGAATTTCAGATAAATCTTTTTGAAATGAAAGATGATGATTTAAGAAATGAAATTGCTGAAATTTCTGTTGATGATATGACTCCGCTTGAAGCTCTAAATAGATTAAATGAATTAAAGAAAAAAGTAAATAAGGATACTAAATGA
- a CDS encoding sulfide/dihydroorotate dehydrogenase-like FAD/NAD-binding protein encodes MAKILFKEKLSENVFKMKLEAKLIAEERKAGQFIILQIDEDLGERIPLTIADANKEDGSITIIFQVVGLTTDELSKLNVGDDIPVLVGPLGTPTHIKKHGTVVCVGGGIGVAPLHPIAEALKAAGNKVIIIIGARNKALIIMEDEMKKIADELIICTDDGSYGRKSLVTQPLKEICERDEKPDFVIAIGPPIMMKFCSETTRPFGVYTEVSLNTIMVDGTGMCGGCRVNVGGEVKFVCVDGPEFDGHKVDFENMMARLNSYKEIEHEKHSCYLDSMIQEKSL; translated from the coding sequence ATGGCAAAAATTTTATTTAAAGAAAAACTTTCTGAAAATGTTTTCAAAATGAAACTTGAAGCTAAGTTAATTGCCGAGGAAAGAAAAGCAGGACAATTTATTATTTTACAAATTGATGAAGATTTGGGAGAAAGAATTCCTCTTACAATTGCTGATGCAAATAAAGAAGATGGTTCAATAACAATCATTTTTCAAGTTGTTGGATTAACAACCGATGAATTATCAAAATTAAATGTTGGTGATGATATTCCGGTTTTGGTTGGACCATTAGGAACACCCACTCACATAAAAAAACATGGAACGGTTGTTTGCGTTGGCGGAGGAATTGGAGTTGCACCTCTTCATCCAATTGCTGAAGCTCTGAAAGCCGCTGGAAACAAGGTTATAATAATAATTGGCGCAAGAAATAAAGCGCTAATTATTATGGAAGATGAAATGAAAAAAATTGCCGATGAATTAATAATTTGTACTGATGACGGAAGCTATGGAAGAAAATCTTTAGTTACACAGCCATTAAAAGAAATTTGCGAAAGAGATGAAAAACCGGATTTTGTTATTGCAATTGGACCTCCAATTATGATGAAATTTTGTTCGGAAACAACCAGACCTTTTGGAGTATACACTGAAGTTTCTTTAAATACAATTATGGTTGATGGAACCGGAATGTGCGGCGGTTGCCGAGTAAATGTAGGTGGTGAAGTTAAATTTGTGTGTGTTGATGGACCAGAATTTGATGGACATAAAGTGGATTTTGAAAATATGATGGCAAGATTAAATTCGTACAAAGAAATTGAGCATGAAAAACATTCATGTTATTTAGATTCAATGATTCAAGAAAAAAGTTTATAA